One Manihot esculenta cultivar AM560-2 chromosome 6, M.esculenta_v8, whole genome shotgun sequence DNA segment encodes these proteins:
- the LOC110616711 gene encoding 26S proteasome non-ATPase regulatory subunit 9, which translates to MVATNLKAETVKLAERRAVIEAEMNAIIERLCQPGGPGLSGNLVDAEGFPRADIDIPAVRAERNRLAVLRSDHKEITEKISENILVLHSARLASRPSSPKDSVHDGASNNLDSSTATAAASSHNVVLGESPSSMDLDVIVSIPFAVVDAIADGSPTAEDGLQLGDQIVKFGSVEYKVGDHLLQSLATEAQANQGHAIPVVVLRQGAPMNATVTPRAWQGRGLLGCSFRIL; encoded by the exons ATGGTGGCCACCAATCTCAAAGCAGAAACAGTGAAGCTTGCAGAGAGGAGAGCCGTCATCGAAGCAGAGATGAATGCTATCATTGAGCGCCTTTGTCAGCCTGGCGGTCCCGGTCTCTCCGGCAATCTCGTCGACGCCGAG GGATTTCCTCGTGCAGATATTGACATTCCAGCTGTGAGAGCAGAGCGGAATCGTCTTGCTG TGCTGCGAAGTGATCACAAGGAGATCACAGAGAAAATATCTGAAAATATACTAGTTCTGCATTCAGCTAGACTTGCTTCTAGACCATCATCCCCTAAGGATTCAG TGCATGATGGAGCATCAAATAATCTAGACTCATCAACTGCCACTGCTGCTGCATCCTCTCACAATGTTGTTCTAGGCGAGTCTCCCAGTTCTATGGATTTGGATGTGATTGTCAGCATACCCTTTGCAGTGGTTGATGCAATAGCTGATGGATCTCCTACAGCCGAGGATGGTTTACAACTTGGAGATCAGATTGTTAAATTTGGCAGTGTGGAATACAAAGTTGGTGATCATCTTCTGCAAAGTCTTGCTACTGAGGCTCAGGCAAATCAGGGTCATGCAATACCTGTTGTAGTTTTGAGGCAAGGTGCCCCAATGAATGCAACAGTAACTCCAAGAGCATGGCAAGGCAGAGGTCTACTGGG TTGCAGTTTCCGGATTTTATAG